The Medicago truncatula cultivar Jemalong A17 chromosome 4, MtrunA17r5.0-ANR, whole genome shotgun sequence genome includes a region encoding these proteins:
- the LOC112418103 gene encoding uncharacterized protein has product MMQMEEDQKVSDYFSKITEIVNLMKNYGENISHQMVVEKVLRSLSQKFDFIVVAIQEAKDVKTMKIEELQSSLEAHELLVIDRSSERSDQQALQAQTIKKEGNSKNFKKGKGKSNWSNNGKSRAKNKTESSKRGGFVKNQNKKKDFDESKKDQKTEEANIAHEGDLDAVLLMAATCEDKMKGEEWYLDSGCSNHMTTHREWLTNFDASKKTSIKLADNRKLAAEGSGNIVIKSNFGGKIIIEDYPLPPGQPQVPVNAIAQQVQHQPPVDKCSK; this is encoded by the exons ATGATGCAGATGGAAGAAGATCAGAAAGTGAGTGATTATTTTTCCAAGATAACTGAGATTGTGAATTTGATGAAGAATTATGGTGAAAACATTTCTCATCAGATGGTAGTTGAGAAAGTCTTGAGATCTTTGAGTCAAAAGTTTGATTTCATAGTAGTAGCAATCCAAGAAGCAAAGGATGTGAAGACTATGAAGATTGAAGAACTGCAGAGTTCTCTTGAAGCACATGAACTATTGGTGATTGATAGAAGTTCTGAGAGATCAGACCAACAAGCCCTTCAGGCTCAAACAATCAAGAAAGAGGGAAATTCCAAGAATTTCAAGAAAGGGAAGGGTAAATCAAACTGGTCAAATAATGGAAAATCTAGAGCTAAGAACAAAACTGAATCTTCCAAAAGAGGAGGTTTTGTTAAGAATCAAAATAAGAAGAAGGATTTTGACGAGAGTAAG AAAGATCAGAAAACTGAAGAAGCCAATATTGCTCATGAAGGTGACCTTGATGCAGTGTTGTTAATGGCTGCTACATGTGAAGATAAGATGAAAGGTGAAGAGTGGTATCTTGATTCTGGGTGTTCTAATCACATGACAACGCATAGAGAGTGGTTAACTAATTTTGATGCTAGCAAGAAAACTAGTATCAAGTTAGCTGATAACAGGAAACTTGCAGCAGAAGGAAGTGGAAATATAGTGATAAAGAGCAATTTTGGTGGTAAAATCATAATTGAAGAT tatcctttgccacCAGGCCAACCTCAGGTTCCTGTCAATGCCATCGCTCAACAGGTACAACATCAGCCGCCAgttgataagtgctcaaaatgA